The region ttctcagtagacaccgccaaatggtgcacaggtttgcgctcccgcagacgcctatcgatctggatagccattgtcatggactcattcagacccgcaggcacagggaaccccaccataacatccttaatggcatcagagagaccctctctgaaattcgccgccagggcgcactcattccactgagtaagcacagcccatttacggaatttctggcaatatatttcagcttcgtcttgcccctgagatagggacatcaaggccttttccgcctgaagttctaactgaggttcctcataaagcaaccccaaggccagaaaaaacgcatccacattgagcaacgcaggatcccctggagccaatgcaaaagcccaatcctgagggtcgccccggagcaaggaaatcacaatcctgacctgctgagcaggatctccagcagagcgagatttcagggacaaaaacaacttgcaattatttttgaaattttgaaagcaagatctattccccgagaaaaattcaggcaaaggaattctaggttcagatataggaacatgaacaacaaaatcttgtaaattttgaactttcgtggtgagattattcaaacctgcagctaaactctgaatatccattttaaacaggtgaacacagagccattccaggattagaaggagagagagagagaaaggctgcaatataggcagacttgcaagagattcaattacaagcacactagaactgaaaaaaaaaataaaaaatcttcagcagacttctcttttctctcctttctctgtcaattaatttaacccttttatggccggtcaaactgttatggttctcaatggcaagagaacatagcccagcaaacataagaactagctcttggaaggatggaaactaaactgaccatgaactaaacctgccgcacaactaacagtagccgggtagcgtagcctgcgttttatccctagacgcccagcgccggccggaggactaactatcctggcagaggaaaatatagtcctggctcacctctagagaaatttccccgaaaggcagacagaggcccccacaaatattggcggtgattttagatgaaatgacaaacgtagtatgaaaataggtttagcaaaattgaggtccgcttactagatagcaggaagacagaaagggcactttcatggtcagctgaaaaccctatcaacacaccatcctgaaattactttaagactctagtattaactcataacatcagagtggcaatttcagatcacaagagctttccagacacagaaacgaaactacagctgtgaactggaacaaaatgcaaaaacaaacaaggactaaagtccaacttagctgggagttgtctagcagcaggaacatgcacagaaaggcttctgattacaatgttgaccggcatggaagtgacagaggagcaaggctaaatagtgactcccacatcctgatggaaacaggtgaacagagaggatgaagcacaccagttcaattccaccagtggccaccgggggagcccaaaatccaatttcacaacagctcaccctagtggtggctgcagacaggatcttatcatgtatctctgtatacagggatctccccctagtggtggctgcagacaggatctcatcatgtatgtcTGTACACAGGtagctcaccctagtggtggctgcagacaggatattatcatgtatctctccatacagggagctccccatagtggtggctgcagacagggtcttatcatgtatctctatatacagggagctccccctagtggtggctgcagacaggatgttatcatgtatctctgtatacagggagctccccctagtggtggctgcagacaggatctcatcatgtatgtcTGTACACAGGtagctcaccctagtggtggctgcagacaggatcttatcatgtatctctgtatacagggagctccccctagtggtggctgcagacaggatattatcatgtatctctgcatacagggagctccccatagtggtggctgcagacagggtcttatcatgtatctctatatacagggagctccccctagtggtgactgcagacagggtcttatcatgtatctctatatacagggagctccccctagtggtggctgcagacaggatcttatcatgtatccctgtatacagtgagctccccctagtggtggctgcagacaggatctcatcatgcatGTCTGTACACAGGtagctcaccctagtggtggctgcagacaggatcttatcatgtatctctgtatacagggagctccccctagtggtggctgcagacaggatgttatcatgtatctctgtatacaaggagctccccctagtggtggctgcagacaggatcttatcatgtatctctgtatacagggagctccccctagtggtgactgtgactggatcttatgtatctctgaatacagggagctccccctagtggtggctgctgattTGTTTCATGTGACTCTTGGTCTGTACTGGAGAGTTGGGTCTTTGTCATACAGCAATGTATTTTTTCAATATGGAGGACAGTAATAACCATGATACATCTGTCTGAGCTCTGTGTCTGGGGGTTCAGAGGtccagtgttttgttttgtttttcagcaCAGTGTGACAACGATGTGAGCATGTTAGACAAGTGTGAATACTTTTGCTATATACACCCTGTACTGCATATTGTCAGGTGTATCCCACGTTGGTGTCGGTTCTTTTTGCTCTGTGGTGGCTCCTTGGTCGCCCCACTTCTACAGTATCTCTTCTCCCAGCACATTTTGGGTGTTTAGCAGTCTGGTGTCTTTTTGCTCCTCTTTCGCAGAGACTGAGCCTCATCACTGACTGAATTGCTGATTATTTCTGGTAAGTTTCCGTTCACAGCAGGATTTGTCCTCGGAGCCTCCGGTCCCTGCTCCCCGTCACTGTCTGTGTGGGAGCTGAAGCCAGCGTTCTCCGCTATAATGGCGGGGTCCTCATCATCGCTCTGCTCCTCGGTGCACATCTCGTCGTCCTGCGGGCTGAGGAGAGGGCTGTGCCGGTCGTCCTCACAAGGTTCACACATCGTCAGCCCTGTCCTCCCGTCCTCCGCTGGCTCCTCTGTGTAGTAACGATTGTAATCTTCCATGAATTCCATCTGCTCAGCTATCTCCTCCGCCGAGGGCTGGTCCAGCAGCGAGGGGTCCACCAGAATCGTACTGGGTCTCTTCTTGCCCTCGGTCCCGTCGTAAACTGGATACGTCTCTTCTGGGTAACCTGGGACAAGAGAAAACTTGACTGCAACATTGTAACAATGTCCAGAGTAGCCTCCACAAGGACAGAAATCTGCTCTCCAGACCTCCACGGTGCAAGCTGCACTGCCCCCAATTATTGCATCATTAAAAGGGGTCATCCATTACTCGGACAACCCCgtctgaatccctatgtttccccgcCAGTAAATAACATCACTTATATTCACCTCCGGCGCTCTGGTGGTGTCAGCACTAGCTCTCCGGGCTCATGTGACATTATGTCAGGCAATACCTGCagccagtcagcagctgcttcactctcgctgccttcggacaaatcagacatccacaagaagtgagagcagcagctgCCCCGATTCCTCCAGGTGCCAGCCATGTCTGAGGTAGAGGAGAGTGAAGCAGCTGCCCCGATTCCTCCAGGTGCCGGCCATGTCTGAGGTAGAGGAGAGTGAAGCAGCTGCCCCGATTCCTCCAGGTGCCGGCCATGTCTGAGGTAGAGGAGAGTGAAGCAGCTTCCCCAATTCCTCCAGGTGCCAGCCATGTCTGAGGTAGAGGAGAGTGAAGCGGCCGCCCCGATTCCTCAAGGAGGCAGCCATGTCTGAGGTAGAGGAGAGTGAAGCACCTACCGCGATTCCTCCAGGTGCCGGCCATGTCTGAGGTAGAAGAGAGTGAAGCAGCTTCCCCGAATCCTCCAGGAGCCAGCCATGTCTGAGGTAGAGGAGAGTGAAGCAGCTGCCCCGATTCCTCCAGGTGCCAGCCATGTCTGAGGTAGAGGAGAGTGAAGCAGCTTCCTCGATTCCTCCAGGAGCGAGCCATGTCTGAAGTAGAGGAGAGTGAAGCAGCCGCCCCAATTCCTCCAGATGCCAGCCATGTCTGAGGTAGAGAAGAGTTAAGAATCTGCCCCGATACCTCCAGGTGCCAGCCATGTCTGAGGTAGAAGAGAGTGAAGCAGCTGCCCCGATTCCTCCAGGTGCCAGCCATGTCTGAGGTAGAGAGTGAAGCAGCTGCCCTGATACCTCCAGGAGACAGCCATGTCTGAGGTAGAGGAGAGTGAAGAATCTGCCCCGATACCTCCAGGTGCCAGCCATGTCTGAGGTAGAGGAGAGTGAAGCAGCTGCGCCGATTCCTCCAGGTGCCAGCCATGTCTGAGGTAGAGGAGAGTGAAGAATCTGCCCCGATACCTCCAGGTGCCAGCCATGTCTGAGGTAGAGGAGAGTGAAGCAGCTGCCCCGATTCCTCCAGGTGCCAGCCATGTCTGAGGTAGAGGAGAGTGAAGCAGCTTCCCCAATTCCTCCAGGTGCCAGCCATGTCTGAGGTAGAGGAGAGTGAAGCAGCTGCCCCGATTCCTCCAGGTGCCAGCCATGTCTGAGGTAGAGGAGAGTGAAGCAGCTGCACCGATTCCTCCAGGTGCCAGCCATGTTTGAGGTAGAGGAGAGTGAAGCAGCCGTCCCAATTCCTCCAGGTGCCAGCCATGTTTGAGGTAGAGGAGAATGAAGCAGCAGCCCCAATTCCTCCAGGTGCCAGCCATGTCTGAGGTAGAGGAGAGTGAAGCAGCTTCCCCGATTCCTCCAGGAGCCAGCCATGTCTGAGGTAGAGGAGAATGAAGCAGCTGCCCCGATTCCTCCAGGTGCCAGCCATGTCTGAGGTAGAGGAGAGTTAAGAATCTGCCCCGATTCCTCCAGGTGCCAGCCATGTCTGAGGTAGAGGAAAGTGAAGCAGCTGCACCGATTCCTCCAGGTGCCAGCCATGTTTGAGGTAGAGGAGAGTGAAGAAGCCGTCCCAATTCCTCCAGGTGCCAGCCATGTTTGAGGTAGAGGAGAATGAAGCAGCAGCCCCGATTCCTCCAGGTGCCAGCCATGTCTGAGGTAGAGGAGAGTGAAGCAGCTTCCCCGATTCCTCCAGGTGCCAGCCACGTCTGTGGTAGAGGAGAGTGAAGCAGCTGCCCCGGTTCCTCCAGGTGCCAGCCATGACTGAGGTAGAGGAGAGTTAAGAATCTGCCCCGATTCCTCCAGGTGCCAGCTGTTTGAGGTAGAGGAGAATGAAGCAGCTGCCCCGATTCCTCCAGGTGCCAGCCATGTCTGAGGTAGAGGAGAGTGAAGCAGCCGCCCCGATTCCTCCAGGTGCCAGCCATGTCTGAGGTAGAGGAGAGTTAAGAATCTGCCCCGATTCCTCCAGGTGCCAGCCATGTTTGAGGTAGAGGAGAATGAAGCAGCTGCCCCGATTGCTCCAGGTGCCTGCCATGTCTGAGGTAGAGGAGAGTGAAGCAGCTGCCCCGGTTCCTCCAGGTGCCAGCCATGTCTGAGGTAGAGGAGAGTTAAGAAGCTGCCCTGATTCCTCCAGGAGCCAGCCATGTCTGAGGTAGAGGAGAGTGAAGCAGCTTCCCCGATTCCTCCAGGAGCCAGCCATGTCTGAGGTAGAGGAGAATGAAGCAGCTTCCCCGATTGCTCCAGGAGCCAGCCATGTATGAGGTAGAGGAGAATGAAGAATCTGCCCTGATTCCTCCAGGAGCCAGCCATGTCTGAGGTAGAGGAGAGTGGAGCAGCTGTGGGCTGgctgcagggattgcctgacataATACTACATAAGCccggagagccagtgccgacaccactggaggGGAGTACAGGAGTTATTACCTTACTGAGAGggaacatagggattcagaaggggctGTCTGAGTAGTGGACCTTTAAAACCGGGGGCTCGTTCCCATGGAGCAGAAGACATTGCTCAACAGCAGTGTTATGTAGTCACTAGGGGAACTGCACTGCAATAGGAACAATATAACCGTCCGACCATTGTCCTGATTCTTCTCATATCCAAACCTAACACCTCATTGAGTGAAATGGATATAAAGGGAAAAATGGAAACGAGTCCCAGTGACAAGAATGAAAAGCAAAGAATGGTTAATCTTAATGCTGACTGTTTCCAGATTCCCTCTCCTCACCTTCCCATTCTTCCATGTATGGAGCCTCTTCGGCTTCTTGCTCAGGTGAGATGCTGTCCAGGATCTTTCCTTCCTTCATGACCCGGGTGATTTCCTTCAGTCTCTGCAGCAGTTGTTGCTCCTCGTCGTTACTGACGTTATTTTCTCTGCGATAAATACAAGATTATAACCAAAGACATCGACAGCTGCACCCCCCCACACTGATAATAACTGAGGACCCcccatatacaggggcttctcacactattagaatatcatcacaaagtaaatttatttccgatcttcaatacaaaaagagaatctcatatattctatagagtcattacacacagagtgatctatttcacgtgtttatttctgttaatgtcgatgattatggcttacagccaatgaaaacccaaaagtcattatctcagtaaattagaataattaacataaaacacctgtaaaggctcctaagtgtttataaaggtccttagtctgtttcagtaactgagtggaaggaaagtgtggtagaaaaaggtgcacaagcgatAGGGAAAACCGCAGCCTTGGAaggattgttaaagggaacctgtcacccccaaaatcgaagatgagctaagcccaccggcatcaggggcttatctccagcactctgtaatgcattctgtaatgctgtagataagcccccgatgtatcctgaaagaggagaaaagaggttagattatactcacccaggggcggtcccgctgcggtccggtctgatgggtgtcgcggtccggtccgggcctcccatcttcataggatgacgtcctcttcttatcttcacgCTGCGCCGCaggcgcaggcgtattttgtctgccctgttaaggcgcctgcgcactgcagtaatttgctctgccctcatcaggacAGATCGGTACGCCTGcatcggagccgcggcaggaagacaagaagaggacatcatcgtaagaagatgggaggccccggaccggaccgtgacgcccattggaccggaccgcagcgggaccgcccctgggtgagtataatctaacctgtttttctaacctttcaggttacatcgggggcttatctacagcattacagaatgcattacagaatgctggagataagcccctgatgctggtgggcttagctcaccttcgattttgggggtgacaggatcccttgcCATTcagaaatgtgggggagattcacaaggagcggactgctgctggactcATTGCTCCAAGAGTCACCACACAAAGAcatgtccaggacatgggctacaagtgtcacattccttgtgtcaggccactcatgaccaatagacaacgccagaagcctcttacctgggccaaggagaagaactggactgttgtcagtggcccaaggtgttgttttcagatgaaagtaaattttgcatttcatttggaaatcaaggttccagagtctggaggaagagtggagaggccactgttagggtatgtgcacacgttgcggatttcttgcagaaatttcctgaagaaaaacggaaattttctgcaagaaatccgcatttttgttttttgcattttttccccgttttttcgcgtttttttagcattctgcaagcgtaattagcttgcagaatgctaaagttttccaagcgatctgtagcatcgcttggaaaactgactgacaggttggtcacacttgtcaaacatagcgtttgacaagtgtgaccaactttttactatagatgcagcttatgcagcatctatagtaaaagatagaatgtttaaaaataataaaaaaaataaaaaaatgcttatactcacccagacatctcctcagcggcgtccgttcctcttcctatagctggtctgtgcgcacaggaccttccgtgacgtcacggtcacgtgagcggtcacatgaccgctcacgaccaatcacaggacagtgacgtcatcggcaggtctttcaccgcacaccagctacaggaaccgaagcgacagcgtgcagtggagaggcgggaagacatcgagggtgagtataggactgttttttattttaattcttattttttgaccacttatatggtgcccagtgcgtggaggagagtctcctctcctccaccctgggtaccaaccgcacataatctgcttacttcccgcatcgtgggcacagccccgtgcgggaagtaagcagatcaatggacccctaggtgtgcggaatcccctgcaattccgcattttaatgaacatgttgcttttttttccgcgatgcgattttttcgcggaaaaaaaggctacatttgcacaaaaaatgcggaatacacttaaaataataggaggcatatgtaagcgtttttttcgcgtttttatcacgtttttatagcgaaaaaacgcgaaaaatacttaacgtgtgcacatggccttacacccggtctgtttactgtacctccagggGGTCTCTGTCGGGTCTCTAGCTCTGTGCCGGTCTCATgctgtctggacacagcccccacccctccttcctctcctgcttcctggcgtgtaGCCAGCAGGTTCCCTGGCAGGGTTCTTACGTCGCACGCGTGCTCGCTCCTggtctcttaacccctttacccccaagggtggtttgcacgttatggaccgggtgaatttttacaattctgaccactgtccctttatgaggttataactctggaacgcttcaacggatcccagtgattctgacattgttttcttgtgacatattgtacttcatgaaagtggtaaaatttctttgatattacctgcgtttatttgtgaaaaaaaacggaaaatttagaaaatttcgcaattttccaactttgaatttttatgcaattaaatcacagagatatgtcacacaaaatacttaataagtaacatttcccacatgtctactttacatcagcacaattttggaaccaaaatttttttttgttagggagttataagggttaaaagttgaccagcaatttctcatttttacaacaccatttttttttagggaccacatctcatttgaagtcattttgaggggtctatatgatagaaaatacccaagtatgacaccattctaaaaactgcacccctcaaggtgctcaaaaccacattcaagaagtttattaacccttcaggtgtttcacaggaatttttggaatgtttaaataaaaatgaacatttttttttcacaaaaaatttacttcagctccaatttgttttattttaccaagggtaacaggagaaaatggaccccaaacgttgttgtacaatttgtcctgagtacgccgataccccatatgtgggggtaaaccactgtttgggcgcatggcagagctcggaagggaaggagcgccgtttgacttttcaatgcaaaattgacaggaattgagatgggatgccatgttgcgtttggagagccactgatgtgcctaaacattgaatccccccacaagtgacaccattttggaaagtagaccccctaaggaacttatctagatgtgtggtgagcactttgacccacctagtgcttcacagaagtttataatgcagaaccgtaaaaataaaaaatcattttttttcacaaaaattatcttttcgcccccaattttttattttcccaagggtaagagaagaaattggaccccaaaagttgttgtacaatttgtcctgagtacgctgataccccaaatgtgggggtaaaccactgtttgggcgcatgggagagctcggaagggaaggagcgccgtttgacttttcaatgcaaaattgacaggaattgagatgggacgccatgttgcgtttggaaagccactgatgtgcctaaacattgaaaccccccacaagtgacaccattttggaaagtagaccccctaaggaacttatctagatgtgtggtgagcactttgacccaccaagggcttcacagaagtttataatgcagagccgtaaaaataaaacaaaaattttttcccacaaaaattattttttagcccccagttttgtattttttcgagggtaacaggagaaattgccccccccaaagttgttgtccaatttgtcctgagtgctctgataccccatatgtggggggaaccaccgtttgggcgcatgggagggctcggaagggaaggagcgccatttggtatgcagacttagatggaatggtctgcaggcgtcacattgcgtttgcagagcccctaatgtacctaaacagtagaaaccccccacaagtgacaccattttggaaagtagaccccctaaggaactcatctagatgtgttgtgagagctttgaacccccaagtgtttcactacagtttataacgcagagccgtgcaaataaaaaaaaaatttattccacaaaaattattttttagcccccagttttgtatttttccaagggtaacaggagaaattggaccctaaatattgttgtccaatttgtcctgagtacgctgatacctgatatgtgggagggaaccaccgtttgagcgcatggcagagctcggaagggaaggagcatcatttggaatgcagacttagatggattggtctgcaggcgtcacattgcgtttgcagagcccctaatgtacctaaacagtagaaaccccccacaagtgaccccatattggaaactagaccccccaaggagcttatctagatgtgttgtgagaactttgagcccccaagtgtttcactacagtttataacgcagagccgtgaaaataaaaaatctttttttttcccacaaaaattattttttagcccccagttttgtattttcccaagggtaacagtagaacttggaccccaaaagttgttgtccaatttgtcctgagtacgctgataccccatatgttggggtaaacccctgtgtgggcacacgggagagctcggaagggaaggagcactgttttactttttcaacgcagaattggctggaattgagatcggacaccatgtcgcgtttggagagcccctgatgtgcctaaacagtggaaaccccccaattataactgaaatcctaatgcaaacacacccctaaccctattcccaacggtaacgctaaccacacctctaacccagacacacccctaaccctaatcccaaccctattcccaaccgtaaatgtaatccaaaccctaaccctaactttagccccaaccctaactttagccccaaccctaactgtagccttaaccctagccccaaccctaaccctaatcctaaccctagccccaaccctaaccctagccctaaccctaaccctagccctaaccctagccctaaccctagccctaaccctaatgggaaaatggaaataa is a window of Ranitomeya variabilis isolate aRanVar5 chromosome 2, aRanVar5.hap1, whole genome shotgun sequence DNA encoding:
- the RIC3 gene encoding protein RIC-3 codes for the protein MALSTIQKVVMFSGLVLCVSLLLPKTFLNRGKPSLQQPEGNPGRFPSAVPHGKPVDGRGGGFSRSHLSEAVSKAKAGGGGSNSRQSLVGQIIPIYGFGILLYILYILFKLSSKGRNVKTEPKSVPIANGNLKRKITDYELSQLQDKLKETEDAMEKIIHRLGPDNDRENNVSNDEEQQLLQRLKEITRVMKEGKILDSISPEQEAEEAPYMEEWEGYPEETYPVYDGTEGKKRPSTILVDPSLLDQPSAEEIAEQMEFMEDYNRYYTEEPAEDGRTGLTMCEPCEDDRHSPLLSPQDDEMCTEEQSDDEDPAIIAENAGFSSHTDSDGEQGPEAPRTNPAVNGNLPEIISNSVSDEAQSLRKRSKKTPDC